In Camelina sativa cultivar DH55 chromosome 16, Cs, whole genome shotgun sequence, a single window of DNA contains:
- the LOC109129667 gene encoding putative defensin-like protein 118 — translation MTKVTVLAIFMIVLVLGMMTGETQGQEMCRDLPMKGQKCVADTCATVCKQKWNGRGLCFPDFNGQIKGCLCTFPCKS, via the exons atgacTAAAGTCACTGTTCTTGCTATTTTTATGATCGTCCTCGTTTTAG gaATGATGACGGGAGAGACGCAAGGACAAGAAATGTGTCGTGATCTTCCAATGAAAGGTCAAAAGTGTGTCGCTGACACCTGTGCCACTGTCTGTAAGCAAAAATGGAATGGACGTGGCTTGTGCTTCCCAGACTTTAACGGACAAATTAAAGGCTGCCTCTGCACGTTTCCTTGCaaatcttaa
- the LOC109129422 gene encoding putative defensin-like protein 119, producing the protein MLFFLLSFLLYKTSKLTKATVLAIFMIVLVFGMATAESTQGQEICHDILMKGQTCVPGTCATLCKQKWKGSGKCFPNGFTQSCLCTFPCNS; encoded by the exons ATGCTA ttttttttactttcatttcttttgtataaaacatcaaaattgACTAAAGCCACAGTTCTTGCTATCTTTATGATCGTCCtcgtttttg GGATGGCGACGGCAGAGTCGACGCAAGGACAAGAAATATGTCATGATATTTTAATGAAAGGTCAAACTTGTGTCCCTGGCACCTGTGCCACTCTTTGTAAGCAAAAATGGAAAGGAAGTGGCAAGTGCTTCCCAAACGGATTTACTCAGAGCTGCCTCTGCACGTTTCCTTgcaattcttga
- the LOC104749158 gene encoding E3 ubiquitin-protein ligase At1g63170-like: protein MDVSPLLGRNRRRSSQQLRGAASRLIRRASNRRMMLREPSVRVREVAAEQLEERQSQWAYSKPIIVLDILWNFVFVVVSVAILGFTSQQEDPLVPLRVWIVGYNLQCLFHVACVIAEYKRRRREANINDDDSSNHGSLSGGSEEDEESDDDDGYIINDADGTSFTKHLESANTMFSFVWWIIGFYWVTADTEGLPQSSPQLYWLCVAFLAFDVMFVVICVAVASLIGIAVCCCLPCIIAILYALADQEGAADEEIERLLKFKFLTVKNSEKVNGEIRETQGGIMTGLGAESQTERVLCSEDAECSICLCGYEDGVELRELPCRHHFHSLCVDKWLRINATCPLCKFNILKNGEPSGSEQV from the exons ATGGACGTTTCGCCGCTTCTTGGCCGGAACAGACGACGGTCCTCTCAGCAGCTTCGTGGCGCAGCGTCGAGACTTATCCGCCGTGCAAGCAACCGTCGGATGATGCTCCGTGAGCCATCCGTTAGAGTCCGTGAGGTTGCCGCTGAGCAGCTTGAGGAACGCCAGAGTCAATGGGCTTACTCTAAGCCCATTATTGTTCTCGATATACTTTGGAATTTCGTCTTTGTGGTTGTCTCTGTCGCGATTCTAGGGTTTACTTCTCAACAAGAAGATCCTCTTGTTCCTCTTAGGGTTTGGATTGTTGGGTACAATCTCCAATGTTTGTTTCACGTTGCCTGTGTCATCGCTGAGTACAAACGTCGCCGCCGAGAAGCTaatattaatgatgatgattccTCCAATCACGGATCTCTCAGCGGCGGaagtgaagaagacgaagaatctgatgatgatgatggctaTATCATTAACGATGCTGATGGAACTAG CTTCACCAAGCACCTTGAATCTGCGAATACCATGTTCTCTTTTGTCTGGTGGATCATTGGGTTTTATTGGGTCACAGCTGATACTGAGGGACTACCTCAATCTTCCCCTCAGCTCTACTG GCTCTGTGTTGCATTCCTTGCCTTTGATGTTATGTTTGTTGTCATTTGCGTTGCGGTTGCTAGTCTTATCGGTATTGCTGTTTGTTGCTGTTTGCCTTGCATCATCGCCATCTTGTACGCATTAGCAGATCAg GAAGGTGCAGCGGATGAAGAGATAGAAAGACTTTTAAAATTCAAGTTCCTCACAGTTAAGAATTCCGAGAAAGTGAATGGCGAAATCCGGGAAACTCAAGGTGGGATCATGACTGGGTTAGGTGCCGAGTCTCAAACCGAACGTGTGTTATGTAGCGAAGATGCT GAATGCAGCATTTGTCTATGTGGTTATGAAGATGGAGTAGAACTAAGGGAACTTCCTTGTAGACACCATTTCCACAGTTTATGTGTAGACAAATGGCTAAGGATCAACGCCACTTGCCCTCTCTGCAAATTCAATATTCTCAAAAATGGCGAACCTAGTGGTAGTGAGCAAGTGTGA
- the LOC109129663 gene encoding defensin-like protein 125 — MTKAITLTVFMVILVLGMVTKETQGGEVKKCYTYFITPKENCEGLVCAYDCTLKYNGNGVCYDTKSKTCICAYNCNV; from the exons ATGACTAAAGCCATCACTCTTACTGTCTTCATGGTCATCCTCGTTTTAg gGATGGTTACAAAGGAAACGCAAGGAGGAGAAGTAAAAAAGTGTTATACATATTTCATTACACCGAAGGAAAACTGCGAAGGTTTGGTGTGTGCATATGACTGTACTTTAAAGTATAATGGAAACGGCGTGTGTTATGATACTAAGAGCAAGACTTGCATCTGCGCTTATAATTGCAATGTTTGA
- the LOC104749159 gene encoding BON1-associated protein 1-like codes for MIYFGRSIDHHYTTTTTMTKTLEIHLRSAEGLKLNRRALKKKTLAVVSIGEKKRTSKPDESRVSNPTWNFKADMPINGNVQFIFIEVLYRTRSGQDKSVGKAKIPTSDFMGKYSPEGHLNCLSYRLRDEFGDKCGIVNFSILVKSDPKAVRDYDACSSQARDTGLWRPRSDTPSIDGYGGRIVTGVPVWGLYQRPY; via the coding sequence atgatatattttggtaGATCAATTGATCATCACtatactacaacaacaacaatgacaaAAACATTGGAGATTCATCTAAGATCAGCAGAAGGGCTCAAGCTAAACCGAAGAGCGCTCAAGAAAAAGACTCTCGCCGTCGTAAGTATCGGCGAGAAAAAACGAACATCTAAACCTGACGAATCGAGAGTAAGCAACCCAACATGGAACTTTAAAGCAGATATGCCCATCAACGGTAATGTACAGTTTATCTTCATTGAGGTATTATATCGAACACGTTCTGGGCAAGATAAAAGCGTCGGAAAGGCTAAAATCCCGACGAGCGATTTCATGGGAAAATATTCGCCTGAAGGCCATTTGAATTGCTTGAGCTATAGATTGAGAGATGAGTTTGGTGATAAGTGTGGGATCGTCAACTTTTCGATTCTTGTTAAATCGGATCCGAAGGCTGTGAGGGATTACGACGCGTGTTCGTCGCAAGCGAGGGATACTGGTTTGTGGAGACCGAGATCGGATACGCCATCGATTGATGGGTATGGTGGTCGGATTGTAACCGGAGTTCCGGTTTGGGGTCTGTACCAACGgccttattaa
- the LOC104749160 gene encoding 3-ketoacyl-CoA synthase 2-like: MKENHMNNTINVTNNKLPNFLSSVRLKNVKLGYHYLISNAFYILLLPVLFAAASSFNLSDLTFLFTHLLNFHFLSFTLFGALLIFLTTLYFTTRPRKIFLLDYSCYKPDSSLICTREIFMDRAQRLGFFTEESLVFQQKILERSGIGQKTYIPEALLRVPPNPCMSEARKEAETVMFGAIDAVLKKTGVKPKDIGILVVNCSLFNPTPSLSAMIVNKYKLRGNILSYSLGGMGCSAGIISIDLAKQLLQVQPNSYALVVSTEIITLNMYLGNERSMLLSNCLFRMGGAAVLLSNRSSDRRRSKYQLIHIVRTHNGADDNAFSCAYQREDNNKKIGASLSKNLVAIAREALKTNITTLGPLVLPMSEQILFLATLVARKVFTVKKIKPYIPDFKLAFEHFCIHAGGRALLDEIEKDLDLSEWHMEPSRMTLNRFGNTSSSSLWYELAYSEAKGRIKRGDRTWQIAFGSGFMCNSAVWRALRSINPAQDKTTNPWIDEIHEFPVPVPK; this comes from the exons ATGAAAGAGAATCACATGAACAATACCATTAATGTAACAAACAATAAACTCCCAAACTTCCTCTCGTCGGTACGCCTCAAAAACGTTAAACTCGGTTACCATTACCTAATCTCTAACGCTTTCtacatcctcctcctccccgTCTTGTTCGCCGCAGCCTCCTCCTTCAATCTCTCCGATCTCACTTTCTTATTCACCCACCTCCTCAATTTCCACTTCTTATCTTTCACTCTCTTTGGTGctcttcttatctttctaaCCACCCTCTACTTTACAACTCGTCCTCGCAAAATTTTCCTCCTCGATTATTCTTGTTACAAACCTGACTCTTCTCTTATATGCACACGAGAAATATTCATGGACCGGGCTCAACGTCTCGGTTTCTTCACAGAAGAATCCCTCGTTTTCCAACAAAAGATCCTCGAACGCTCCGGTATTGGTCAAAAGACTTACATCCCGGAGGCTCTCTTACGTGTCCCGCCGAATCCATGTATGTCCGAGGCGAGGAAAGAAGCCGAGACGGTTATGTTTGGAGCTATAGACGCAGTGCTTAAAAAAACCGGTGTGAAACCTAAGGATATTGGAATACTTGTGGTGAATTGCAGCTTGTTTAATCCGACGCCTTCTCTATCGGCTATGATCGTGAATAAATATAAGCTTAGAGGAAATATTTTGAGCTATAGTCTTGGTGGAATGGGTTGTAGTGCTGGCATTATCTCCATTGATCTCGCTAAACAGCTTCTTCag GTCCAACCAAACTCATATGCACTAGTAGTGAGCACAGAGATCATAACCCTAAACATGTACTTAGGCAACGAGCGGTCAATGCTTCTCTCAAACTGCCTCTTCCGAATGGGCGGCGCCGCAGTTCTCCTTTCTAACCGCTCCTCGGACCGCCGCCGCTCCAAATATCAACTCATCCACATTGTCCGTACACACAATGGAGCTGATGACAACGCCTTCAGCTGTGCTTACCAACGTgaagacaacaataaaaaaatcggTGCCTCGCTTTCCAAAAACTTAGTGGCCATCGCCCGAGAAGCTCTCAAAACGAACATAACAACTCTCGGACCACTAGTCCTACCAATGTCCgaacaaattctctttttggCAACACTGGTCGCGAGAAAAGTCTTCACTGTCAAGAAAATCAAACCTTACATTCCTGATTTCAAGCTAGCATTCGAGCACTTCTGCATCCACGCGGGAGGCAGAGCATTGCTCGATGAGATTGAGAAGGATTTAGATCTTTCTGAGTGGCATATGGAGCCTTCGAGGATGACTTTGAACAGGTTTGGGAATACTTCGAGTAGCTCGCTTTGGTATGAGCTTGCGTATAGTGAGGCTAAAGGGAGGATCAAGAGAGGAGATAGGACTTGGCAGATTGCTTTTGGATCAGGTTTTATGTGTAATAGTGCGGTTTGGAGAGCTTTGAGAAGTATTAATCCAGCCCAGGATAAGACTACTAATCCATGGATTGATGAGATTCATGAGTTTCCCGTTCCAGTTCCAAAGTGA